From the genome of Maribacter algicola, one region includes:
- a CDS encoding S9 family peptidase, which translates to MTTWKAPRARKEPKELVAHNDVRIDNYYWLNQRENPEVLAYLQSENDFYEKGTGHTKAFQEELFKEMKSRIKEDDASVPYKLDGYWYKTKYEIGNEYPIYSRFRETLDSEEEIMFDGNEMAKGTDYFSLGGIAVSPDNSLAIFGVDTVSRRQYTLQVKNLRTGEIYPEKIENTTGGGVWSNDNKTFYYTKKDPVTLRSDKIYKHILGTPVTDDILVFHEEDDTFSTFVYKTKSKKYIVIGSHSTLTSEFQMLSLESPEEGFKIFAPRERGVEYSIFHFDDSFYILTNKDGATNFKLMKVGENLTNSDYWEEFIPHREDVLLEDVDIFKEYYVLSERENGLNQIKIVRWDGSDAYYLPFSSETYTAHVGNNRDFDTHILRYSYNSLTTPSSVIDFNMATKEETVMKVQEVLGGNFDKDRYVEMRLWAPARDGSKIPISLVHHKDTHLSKDTPLLQYAYGSYGYTIDPYFSTVRLSLLDRGFAYAIAHIRGGEYLGRQWYEDGKLLSKMNTFTDFIDCSKYLIDQHLTSAEHLYAMGGSAGGLLMGVVINMAPELYNGVIASVPFVDVVTTMLDDSIPLTTGEYDEWGNPNELEYYNYMKSYSPYDNVKAQDYPNLYITTGLHDSQVQYFEPAKWVAKLRELKKNDKLLYFDINMEAGHGGASGRFEALREAVKEYAFLLDLEGKIVL; encoded by the coding sequence ATGACAACATGGAAAGCCCCTAGAGCTAGAAAAGAACCAAAGGAATTGGTCGCCCATAACGATGTTAGGATTGATAATTACTATTGGCTCAATCAAAGGGAAAATCCAGAGGTCCTGGCCTATCTACAAAGTGAAAATGACTTTTACGAAAAGGGCACTGGGCACACCAAGGCCTTTCAAGAGGAACTTTTCAAGGAAATGAAATCAAGGATAAAGGAAGATGACGCTTCGGTTCCCTATAAATTGGATGGCTATTGGTATAAAACGAAATATGAAATAGGAAACGAGTACCCAATTTATTCTCGTTTTAGGGAAACCTTGGATTCCGAAGAGGAAATTATGTTCGATGGAAATGAGATGGCCAAGGGAACCGATTATTTTAGTTTGGGCGGAATTGCCGTTAGTCCGGATAATTCGTTGGCCATATTTGGAGTGGATACGGTTTCCAGGAGGCAATACACGCTTCAGGTTAAAAACTTGCGGACGGGTGAAATTTATCCGGAGAAAATAGAGAACACCACAGGAGGCGGTGTTTGGTCCAACGACAACAAAACCTTTTATTACACCAAGAAAGACCCCGTAACCTTACGTTCCGATAAAATTTATAAACATATTTTGGGAACCCCGGTGACTGATGATATCCTGGTGTTTCATGAGGAGGATGATACCTTTAGCACGTTTGTCTATAAGACTAAGTCTAAAAAGTACATTGTAATTGGGTCCCATAGTACCTTGACCTCTGAGTTTCAGATGCTATCTCTTGAAAGTCCGGAAGAGGGCTTTAAAATATTTGCGCCAAGGGAAAGAGGGGTGGAGTATTCTATTTTCCATTTTGATGATTCGTTTTATATTCTCACCAACAAGGATGGAGCTACCAATTTTAAGTTGATGAAGGTAGGGGAGAACCTTACAAATTCAGACTATTGGGAAGAATTCATTCCCCACCGGGAGGATGTATTGTTGGAGGATGTGGATATTTTTAAGGAATACTATGTGCTTTCTGAACGGGAAAACGGACTCAACCAAATCAAAATTGTAAGATGGGATGGTTCGGATGCCTATTACCTACCTTTTTCGAGCGAAACCTACACGGCCCACGTGGGGAACAATCGGGATTTTGACACGCATATTCTCAGATATTCTTACAATTCATTGACCACTCCAAGTTCTGTGATCGACTTTAATATGGCGACCAAGGAAGAAACCGTCATGAAAGTGCAAGAGGTATTGGGGGGCAATTTTGACAAGGATAGGTATGTTGAAATGCGCCTTTGGGCGCCAGCAAGGGACGGGTCAAAAATTCCCATTTCCTTGGTTCACCATAAGGACACCCATCTTTCCAAGGACACTCCGCTGTTACAATATGCCTACGGTTCATATGGGTACACCATCGACCCTTATTTTTCAACCGTACGGTTGAGCCTCTTGGATAGAGGGTTTGCCTACGCTATTGCCCATATTCGGGGAGGTGAGTATTTGGGCAGACAATGGTATGAGGATGGTAAGCTTTTAAGCAAGATGAACACGTTCACGGACTTTATCGATTGTTCCAAATACCTTATTGACCAGCATTTGACCAGTGCGGAACATTTGTATGCCATGGGAGGTTCCGCAGGGGGTCTTTTGATGGGGGTCGTTATCAATATGGCCCCGGAACTGTATAATGGGGTCATTGCGTCTGTTCCTTTTGTGGATGTGGTAACCACAATGCTGGATGATTCCATTCCGCTTACCACGGGGGAATATGATGAATGGGGTAATCCAAATGAATTGGAATATTACAATTACATGAAGTCCTATTCCCCCTATGATAATGTAAAGGCACAGGATTATCCCAATTTATATATTACAACGGGATTGCACGATTCCCAAGTTCAATATTTTGAACCGGCAAAATGGGTGGCAAAATTAAGGGAACTGAAAAAAAATGACAAGCTACTTTATTTTGATATAAACATGGAAGCGGGTCATGGCGGTGCCTCCGGAAGGTTTGAGGCATTAAGGGAAGCCGTTAAGGAGTATGCTTTTTTGTTGGATTTGGAAGGAAAAATAGTACTGTAG
- a CDS encoding aminotransferase class I/II-fold pyridoxal phosphate-dependent enzyme, which yields MRDLFERIIENKGPLGKWASQAEGYFVFPKLEGPISNRMKFQGKDVITWSINDYLGLANLPEIKKVDGEAAAEHGAAYPMGARMMSGHTDYHEQLEKELAAFVNKEASYLLNFGYQGFMSVVDALVTKDDIIVYDVDCHACIIDGVRLHMGKRFTFTHNNAESLEKNLERATKLAEQTGGGILVISEGVFGMRGEQGILKEIVALKKKFSFRLLVDDAHGFGTLGKTGAGAGEEQGIQDDIDVYLATFAKSMASIGAFVAADQEIIDYLKYNLRSQMFAKSLPMVYVKGALKRLDMLRTMPELKAKLWENVNALQNGLKERGFDIGTTTSCVTPVYLNGSIPEAMALVKDLRENYGIFCSIVVYPVIPKGLILLRLIPTATHTIEDINETLDAFSAIRDRLENGTYKRLSAAVAAAMGE from the coding sequence ATGAGAGACTTATTTGAAAGAATCATAGAGAATAAAGGCCCTTTGGGGAAATGGGCTTCACAGGCAGAAGGATATTTTGTATTTCCAAAGTTGGAAGGTCCCATTTCCAATAGGATGAAGTTCCAAGGGAAAGATGTTATCACTTGGAGTATAAACGATTATTTAGGTCTTGCCAATTTGCCCGAAATAAAAAAGGTGGATGGTGAAGCTGCGGCCGAGCACGGAGCTGCATACCCCATGGGAGCAAGAATGATGAGCGGGCATACAGATTACCATGAACAATTGGAAAAGGAGTTGGCCGCATTTGTCAATAAAGAGGCTTCTTACCTGCTTAATTTTGGGTACCAAGGATTTATGTCCGTTGTTGATGCACTGGTGACCAAAGACGATATCATTGTATATGATGTGGACTGCCATGCATGTATTATTGATGGGGTTAGATTGCATATGGGCAAAAGATTCACGTTTACCCATAACAACGCCGAGAGTCTGGAAAAGAACCTTGAACGTGCCACCAAATTGGCAGAGCAGACTGGGGGCGGCATTTTGGTGATTTCCGAAGGTGTTTTTGGTATGCGTGGAGAGCAAGGTATTTTGAAAGAAATAGTCGCTTTAAAGAAGAAATTCAGTTTTAGGTTGTTGGTAGATGATGCCCATGGTTTTGGTACTTTGGGTAAAACCGGAGCTGGAGCCGGTGAAGAACAAGGTATTCAGGATGATATTGATGTGTATTTGGCGACGTTTGCCAAGTCAATGGCCAGTATAGGAGCTTTTGTAGCCGCCGATCAGGAAATCATAGACTACTTGAAATACAACTTGCGTTCCCAGATGTTCGCAAAATCCCTCCCCATGGTCTATGTGAAAGGAGCATTAAAACGTTTGGATATGCTGCGAACCATGCCTGAACTTAAAGCAAAGCTTTGGGAAAATGTCAATGCACTTCAAAATGGACTTAAGGAGAGAGGCTTTGATATTGGAACGACCACCAGTTGTGTGACCCCTGTGTATTTAAACGGTAGTATTCCTGAAGCCATGGCACTTGTGAAGGATTTGAGGGAGAATTACGGAATATTTTGTTCTATCGTGGTATATCCGGTTATTCCTAAGGGTTTGATTTTGTTGCGATTGATTCCAACGGCTACCCATACCATAGAGGATATTAATGAGACTTTGGATGCTTTTTCAGCTATACGGGATCGACTGGAAAATGGGACCTATAAAAGATTATCGGCCGCGGTTGCTGCTGCCATGGGAGAATAA
- a CDS encoding PLP-dependent cysteine synthase family protein yields MENKIKANNNILELIGKTPLVKLNKITENFTGDFYAKVEAFNPGHSSKDRIAIHIIEEAEKKGILTEGSTIIETTSGNTGFSIAMVSIIKGYKCILAVSSKSSADKIDMLRSMGAEVYVCPAHVSADDPRSYYQVAKRLHSETKNSIYINQYFNELNMDAHYRSTGPEIWEQTAGQITHLVACSGTGGTISGTARYLKEQNPNIKIIGVDAYGSVLKKYHETGNLDTNEIYPYRIEGLGKNLIPSATDFQIIDEFIKVTDAESAHTAREISRTEGIFVGYTSGAAMQAVKQLDELGTFDKDSKVVVIFPDHGSRYMSKIYSDQWMDDQGFLEANPVEAKQEIQFIK; encoded by the coding sequence ATGGAAAATAAGATAAAGGCTAACAACAATATCTTAGAATTAATTGGGAAAACACCGCTGGTAAAACTTAACAAGATTACCGAAAACTTTACAGGTGACTTTTATGCCAAAGTTGAGGCATTTAATCCGGGGCATTCCTCCAAAGACCGTATCGCGATACACATTATAGAAGAAGCCGAGAAAAAGGGTATCTTGACGGAAGGTAGTACCATCATTGAAACTACCTCTGGTAATACAGGTTTTAGCATTGCCATGGTAAGTATCATAAAAGGTTACAAGTGCATCTTGGCGGTTAGTTCAAAATCCTCTGCGGATAAAATAGATATGCTTCGTTCCATGGGTGCTGAGGTTTATGTATGTCCGGCCCACGTAAGTGCGGATGACCCAAGATCCTATTATCAGGTTGCCAAGCGATTGCATAGTGAAACAAAAAATTCTATCTATATAAATCAGTACTTCAATGAACTGAATATGGATGCGCATTACAGGTCCACAGGTCCAGAAATTTGGGAGCAGACCGCTGGGCAGATTACCCATTTGGTGGCTTGTAGCGGAACTGGTGGGACCATATCCGGAACCGCACGTTACTTAAAGGAGCAAAATCCGAATATCAAGATTATCGGTGTGGATGCCTACGGATCCGTATTGAAAAAATATCATGAAACGGGTAACTTGGATACCAATGAAATTTACCCATACCGAATTGAAGGATTGGGTAAAAATTTGATACCATCTGCGACCGACTTTCAAATTATCGATGAGTTTATTAAAGTAACCGATGCCGAAAGTGCGCATACTGCAAGGGAAATTTCAAGGACAGAGGGCATTTTTGTAGGCTACACAAGTGGAGCCGCCATGCAGGCAGTGAAACAATTGGACGAATTGGGTACGTTTGACAAGGATAGTAAAGTAGTGGTCATATTCCCAGACCATGGTTCAAGATACATGAGCAAAATATATAGTGATCAATGGATGGACGATCAAGGATTTTTGGAAGCGAATCCCGTTGAGGCAAAACAGGAAATTCAATTTATAAAATAA
- a CDS encoding YfhO family protein has product MKKGLKFFFTHFFVTVFFIIAALAYFHPVLQGKVIFQNDIAQYTGMAKEQNDFRKRTETEPYWTNSAFGGMPTYQLGANYPHNYVKKLDRLIRFLPRPADYLFLYFIGFYILLCCLKVDYKLAILGALAFGFSTYLIIIIGAGHNAKAHALAYLPILLAGIILVFRKKYLSGFLVAALGMALEIVANHYQMTYYFMLLVLVLGIAYLVDAIKRKELKHYFISVGILVAAVGLGIAANATSLLATKEYADWSTRGKSELTINPDGSPKQSTNGLSKEYITQWSYGIAESLNLFVPRLFGGASQENLGEDSKSFNYLIDKGLPRSSALDFVSGIPLYWGEQPGTSGPAYIGAIIFFLFILGLFLVKGKHKWWLLFGVLLSLMLSWGKNFSGLTNFMIDYFPLYDKFRAVSSIQIVLELCAPLLAILTLKKIFSSKVPQADKLNSLKYAGAVVLGLGILLFLVKGMFDFTGPSDERLRMTGLEELPEMLKLDRKAVYTNDLVRSLVYVLLTAGLVWFYLKGKLKENLVVLGIGLLVVFDLVGVNLRYVNADNFVSKRRMLEPFQASEADKLIMEDDGVYRVFDQTDGFDSAKTAYFHQSITGYHAAKPAGMQDLYEFHIYKGNLSVFNMLNIKYVIRQDQEGNIFPIQNPDANGNAWFVKELKPVNSANEEILALDSLDTKSVAVFNSQKITNINRFDFQVDSTATIQLTDYEPNHLTYSSSNPNAGIVVFSEMYYPHGWNAYLDGERTDHFKVNYVLRAVRVPQGEHIIEFKFEPEVVKQGSTISLASTILLGLVLMGGIGYSFWRTKKEEGTEENVQTSN; this is encoded by the coding sequence ATGAAGAAAGGTCTAAAATTCTTTTTCACCCATTTTTTTGTAACCGTATTTTTTATAATAGCTGCCCTAGCTTATTTCCACCCTGTTCTTCAAGGAAAGGTGATTTTTCAAAATGATATTGCCCAATATACGGGCATGGCCAAAGAGCAAAATGACTTTCGAAAAAGAACCGAAACAGAGCCTTATTGGACCAATAGTGCTTTTGGTGGGATGCCCACCTATCAATTAGGGGCAAATTATCCACACAATTACGTCAAGAAATTGGATAGGCTTATTCGATTTTTACCCAGGCCCGCCGATTATTTGTTTCTTTACTTTATAGGTTTCTATATCCTGCTTTGTTGTTTAAAGGTCGATTATAAACTCGCGATTTTAGGTGCTTTGGCCTTTGGTTTTTCCACGTATTTGATCATTATCATTGGAGCAGGTCATAACGCAAAGGCCCATGCATTGGCATACTTGCCCATCCTTTTGGCTGGTATTATATTGGTGTTCAGAAAAAAATATCTATCCGGGTTTTTGGTAGCGGCCTTGGGAATGGCCCTAGAAATAGTGGCCAACCACTACCAAATGACCTATTACTTTATGCTTTTGGTGTTGGTTTTGGGCATAGCCTATTTGGTGGATGCTATAAAGCGAAAGGAATTAAAGCATTATTTTATCTCCGTTGGAATTTTGGTCGCTGCCGTAGGCCTTGGCATTGCAGCGAATGCTACCAGTCTGTTGGCCACTAAGGAATATGCGGATTGGAGTACTCGCGGCAAAAGTGAACTGACCATCAACCCAGATGGTTCTCCTAAGCAAAGTACTAACGGCTTAAGTAAAGAGTATATAACCCAATGGAGTTATGGGATTGCAGAATCCTTAAACTTGTTCGTACCCCGACTATTTGGTGGAGCAAGCCAGGAAAACTTGGGAGAGGACTCCAAATCCTTCAACTATTTGATAGACAAAGGACTGCCCAGATCCAGTGCCTTGGATTTTGTGAGCGGTATTCCTTTATATTGGGGTGAACAACCTGGAACATCTGGTCCTGCATACATTGGAGCCATTATATTCTTTCTGTTCATTTTGGGATTGTTCTTGGTCAAAGGGAAGCATAAGTGGTGGTTGTTGTTCGGGGTTTTGTTGTCTTTGATGCTTTCATGGGGAAAGAATTTCAGTGGGCTCACAAACTTTATGATCGATTATTTTCCGTTGTATGATAAGTTCAGGGCCGTTTCATCCATACAAATTGTATTGGAACTTTGCGCGCCCCTCTTGGCCATCTTGACCTTGAAAAAAATCTTTTCCTCTAAAGTACCTCAGGCCGATAAACTGAATTCCCTAAAATACGCCGGTGCCGTAGTTCTTGGTCTGGGAATTTTATTATTCCTGGTCAAGGGAATGTTCGATTTTACGGGGCCATCAGATGAACGATTACGGATGACAGGTTTGGAGGAACTCCCAGAAATGCTAAAATTAGACCGTAAGGCCGTGTACACGAATGACCTCGTTAGATCTTTGGTGTATGTGTTATTAACCGCTGGATTGGTCTGGTTTTACCTTAAGGGAAAACTTAAGGAAAATCTAGTAGTTTTAGGAATTGGGCTACTTGTGGTTTTCGATCTGGTAGGAGTGAACCTAAGATATGTGAATGCCGATAATTTTGTTTCGAAGCGAAGAATGCTGGAACCTTTTCAAGCTTCGGAAGCAGACAAACTCATCATGGAAGACGATGGGGTGTACAGGGTTTTTGACCAGACCGATGGTTTTGATTCCGCTAAAACGGCTTATTTTCATCAAAGCATCACGGGTTATCATGCTGCCAAACCCGCAGGGATGCAAGATCTATATGAATTCCATATCTATAAAGGGAATCTTTCCGTTTTCAATATGTTGAATATTAAATACGTGATTCGGCAAGATCAGGAAGGAAACATATTTCCCATTCAAAACCCTGATGCCAACGGAAACGCTTGGTTTGTTAAGGAATTGAAGCCTGTAAATTCTGCCAACGAAGAGATACTCGCTTTGGATAGTCTGGACACCAAAAGTGTAGCGGTGTTTAATTCGCAAAAAATAACCAACATCAACCGTTTTGATTTTCAAGTGGATTCTACCGCCACGATTCAATTAACTGATTATGAACCCAACCATCTGACCTATTCATCGAGCAACCCAAATGCCGGTATCGTAGTGTTCAGTGAGATGTATTATCCCCATGGTTGGAATGCCTATTTGGATGGCGAACGAACCGACCATTT
- a CDS encoding YbaB/EbfC family nucleoid-associated protein, whose product MFGDMMGMMGKLKETQKKVEETKKRMDTVLIDEKSSDGSLMVTVTANREIKKIDISNELLSDKEQLEDYLILTLNKAIKRATSVQETELAAVAKEGMPNIPGMDSLFK is encoded by the coding sequence ATGTTTGGAGATATGATGGGCATGATGGGAAAACTTAAAGAGACCCAGAAAAAAGTGGAAGAAACCAAAAAAAGAATGGACACGGTCCTAATCGATGAAAAATCTTCGGACGGTTCCCTTATGGTTACCGTAACCGCCAATAGGGAAATCAAAAAAATCGATATTTCCAATGAACTACTATCGGACAAGGAACAATTGGAAGATTATCTTATCCTAACATTAAATAAGGCCATAAAAAGGGCGACTAGCGTACAGGAAACGGAATTGGCAGCCGTCGCCAAGGAGGGAATGCCCAATATACCCGGTATGGATTCCCTTTTCAAATAA
- a CDS encoding threonine aldolase family protein, with product MKINLISDTVTKPTPGMLDAMMSANVGDDVFKNDPSVNALEEKVAKMFGMEAALFFPSGTMTNQTAIKLHTQPGEQLICDKYAHVFNYEGGGVSFNSGVSCRLLDGHRGMVTAKQVEEAINPPDFYHSPLTSLVCIENTTNKGGGGCWDIEELQRIKKVCEKHRLHYHLDGARLWNALVAKNETPEQYGKLFETISVCLSKGLGCPVGSVLLGSKEHIHNALRIRKILGGGMRQSGFLAAAGIYALDHHIERLAEDHSKAAEIGRELNTLSFIKKVEPIETNIVIFEIDEDYMSSADFNSRLVEKDIHIISMGQGKLRMVTHMDYTDEMHAYFLGTLKRL from the coding sequence ATGAAAATTAATTTGATAAGCGATACTGTCACGAAACCAACCCCAGGAATGTTGGATGCGATGATGTCCGCTAATGTTGGTGACGACGTATTTAAAAATGACCCCTCAGTGAATGCCTTGGAGGAAAAAGTAGCAAAGATGTTCGGGATGGAGGCAGCACTTTTTTTTCCAAGTGGGACGATGACCAACCAAACCGCCATTAAATTGCATACCCAGCCTGGGGAACAGTTGATATGCGATAAGTATGCTCATGTTTTCAACTATGAGGGCGGTGGTGTAAGTTTTAATAGTGGGGTTTCCTGCAGGCTTTTAGATGGCCATCGAGGTATGGTAACTGCCAAACAGGTGGAGGAGGCAATCAATCCTCCCGATTTTTACCACAGCCCGTTGACTTCCTTGGTATGTATTGAAAATACCACAAACAAAGGGGGAGGGGGCTGTTGGGATATTGAGGAGCTGCAAAGGATAAAAAAGGTCTGTGAAAAGCATAGGCTGCACTATCATTTGGACGGCGCTAGATTGTGGAATGCCTTGGTTGCAAAAAATGAAACTCCTGAACAGTACGGTAAACTCTTTGAAACCATCAGTGTTTGCTTGAGCAAAGGTTTGGGCTGCCCGGTAGGTTCGGTACTCTTGGGCAGTAAGGAGCACATTCACAATGCATTAAGAATACGAAAAATTTTGGGTGGGGGCATGCGGCAATCTGGATTCTTGGCGGCTGCGGGGATTTATGCCCTGGACCATCATATTGAAAGATTGGCGGAAGACCATTCAAAAGCCGCTGAAATTGGTAGGGAACTCAACACCTTGTCTTTTATAAAAAAAGTGGAGCCCATTGAAACCAACATCGTCATTTTTGAAATAGACGAGGACTATATGTCCAGTGCCGACTTTAATTCAAGATTGGTGGAGAAGGATATCCATATAATCAGCATGGGTCAGGGTAAGCTGCGTATGGTAACCCACATGGACTATACGGATGAAATGCACGCTTATTTTTTGGGGACATTAAAACGATTATAA
- a CDS encoding GTP cyclohydrolase has protein sequence MIKLKEVANTKELKQFVTFPFSLYKDSKYWVPPIIKDELDSFNKDINPVFKDADARFFLAYKERTLVGRVAAIINRLEIGQQSIKKMRFGWFDFIDDTNVSKILLDKVAEIGRENDLEFMEGPVGFSNLDKVGVLVDGFDHLGSMVTWYNHPYYEKHYTDFGFVKEKEYLENKFPASNADPALFTKLNDIVKRRYGLREKNFTNTKEVMPFVDEMFDLFNATYAKLSSFVPITEIQKAYFKKRYISFINPEYIKFILDKNDKLISFAIVMPSYSKALQKAKGKLFPLGIFYLLSAKKNNKDAIFYLIGIHPEYQNKGVTAIIFNEYYKTFKKKGVQMCYRTPELEDNLAIKQMWKHFSPTVYKRRRTYRKNL, from the coding sequence ATGATTAAACTAAAAGAGGTTGCCAATACGAAAGAGCTCAAGCAATTCGTTACCTTTCCTTTTTCACTTTATAAGGATTCGAAATATTGGGTCCCCCCCATAATCAAAGACGAACTTGACTCGTTCAACAAGGATATAAATCCGGTGTTTAAAGATGCGGATGCCCGGTTTTTTCTGGCTTATAAGGAACGTACCTTAGTGGGCAGGGTGGCCGCTATTATCAACCGATTGGAAATTGGACAGCAAAGCATCAAGAAAATGCGATTTGGCTGGTTCGATTTTATTGATGACACAAATGTTTCCAAAATTTTATTGGATAAAGTCGCGGAAATAGGAAGGGAAAATGACCTGGAATTCATGGAAGGCCCGGTGGGCTTTTCCAATCTGGACAAGGTAGGCGTGCTAGTAGATGGTTTTGATCATTTAGGCTCTATGGTTACTTGGTATAACCATCCCTATTATGAAAAGCACTATACCGATTTTGGATTTGTTAAGGAGAAAGAATACCTAGAAAATAAGTTTCCTGCAAGTAACGCAGACCCTGCCCTTTTTACCAAACTAAACGATATTGTCAAAAGAAGGTATGGTCTTAGGGAAAAGAACTTTACCAATACCAAAGAGGTAATGCCCTTTGTGGACGAGATGTTCGATCTTTTTAATGCAACCTATGCCAAACTTTCGTCTTTTGTTCCCATTACCGAAATACAAAAGGCCTATTTCAAAAAAAGATATATCAGTTTTATAAATCCTGAGTATATAAAATTTATCCTTGACAAGAACGACAAACTAATTTCCTTTGCAATCGTAATGCCTTCCTATTCAAAAGCTTTACAAAAGGCAAAAGGCAAATTGTTCCCTTTAGGTATTTTTTATCTATTGTCAGCAAAAAAGAATAACAAAGATGCCATCTTTTATTTAATAGGAATCCATCCTGAATATCAAAACAAAGGCGTCACGGCCATCATATTCAATGAATATTATAAAACATTTAAGAAAAAAGGTGTTCAAATGTGCTATAGGACCCCAGAATTGGAGGATAACCTCGCCATAAAACAAATGTGGAAGCATTTCAGTCCAACTGTCTACAAGAGAAGAAGGACTTATAGGAAAAACCTATAA
- a CDS encoding transporter produces the protein MGKPFITKRILFQFIILLLVPLSVMSQYTDVINSNRPGLSVSAYAVGKNVVQVEMGLFYEQSDHTLLNTQSDLWGTNFSLRYGLFFERLELNYEGTFQDQDIIYDFFDLKAKRRDFSRNRLGLKYLLYDPYKNPERNKPNLYSWRANHKFQLKNLLPAVSLYAGANFVLEDNPYYPGEPTVSPRVMLATQSRMTPRMVMITNTAYDRIGTDDPELSYLISISHAFRNPKWSAFLEHQGIQSDRYSDLLLRGGVAYLLNERMQVDLGLGASFKNTPSRVFVSAGGSYRFDFHKDTLVPIDDQKANENGGAIKKNSMKKEQRKNRKTKGRGAEDIDLGPSKKQLRKLKKAQKQGNSNDSEIDF, from the coding sequence ATGGGTAAGCCCTTTATTACCAAAAGAATCCTATTTCAATTTATAATTCTGTTGCTCGTGCCACTATCGGTCATGTCCCAATATACGGATGTAATAAATTCCAACAGGCCCGGACTCTCCGTTAGTGCCTATGCCGTTGGTAAAAATGTGGTACAAGTGGAAATGGGTCTTTTTTACGAACAGAGCGACCATACCCTATTGAATACACAATCCGATCTGTGGGGAACAAACTTTTCGTTACGATACGGGCTTTTTTTTGAACGTTTGGAGCTCAATTATGAAGGCACTTTTCAAGATCAGGATATTATCTATGATTTCTTTGACCTTAAGGCCAAAAGAAGGGATTTCTCCAGAAATAGATTGGGATTGAAATATTTACTCTACGACCCTTATAAAAATCCGGAGCGCAATAAACCCAATCTATATAGTTGGCGCGCCAACCACAAATTTCAATTAAAGAACCTTTTGCCAGCGGTCTCCCTGTATGCCGGTGCCAATTTCGTTTTGGAAGACAACCCATATTACCCAGGAGAACCAACGGTTTCACCTAGGGTTATGTTGGCCACCCAAAGTAGGATGACTCCAAGAATGGTAATGATTACAAATACCGCTTATGACAGAATTGGAACAGATGATCCCGAGCTGAGTTACTTAATATCCATTTCCCATGCCTTTAGAAATCCCAAATGGAGTGCATTTTTAGAGCATCAAGGGATACAAAGCGATAGATATTCAGATCTATTATTAAGGGGAGGTGTTGCGTACTTGTTGAATGAGAGAATGCAAGTGGACCTTGGACTTGGCGCAAGTTTTAAAAATACACCTTCCAGGGTTTTTGTAAGTGCCGGTGGATCCTATAGATTCGATTTTCACAAAGATACCCTTGTTCCCATAGATGATCAAAAAGCAAATGAAAATGGAGGTGCAATTAAGAAAAACTCCATGAAAAAGGAGCAGCGGAAAAATAGAAAGACCAAGGGAAGGGGTGCGGAAGATATAGATTTAGGTCCTTCCAAAAAACAATTGAGAAAACTCAAAAAGGCCCAAAAACAAGGAAATAGTAATGACAGTGAAATAGATTTTTAA
- a CDS encoding DUF4834 family protein: protein MAFLKAILVIILVYYLLKILVRMFAPQILNYAAKKTESHFRKTFEGFHPDSNQKEEKVGDVIINKKSTKKNNNSEKVGEYIDFEEID, encoded by the coding sequence ATGGCATTTTTAAAGGCAATATTGGTAATTATTTTGGTGTACTACCTGCTAAAAATTTTGGTAAGGATGTTTGCGCCACAAATATTGAATTATGCGGCCAAAAAGACGGAATCACATTTTCGAAAGACGTTTGAGGGATTCCATCCGGATTCCAATCAAAAGGAAGAAAAGGTAGGTGATGTTATCATCAATAAGAAATCGACCAAGAAAAATAACAATTCCGAAAAAGTTGGGGAATATATCGATTTTGAAGAAATAGACTAG
- a CDS encoding YegP family protein gives MIEVKNKEDKYYQFVVKSATGKILLESVEFADSKSLENTLNELKDTNLPVKRFERKTNFEGKFLFNLKNGQGTVVGSSGLYNSEAGMENGIKNLKNILIQ, from the coding sequence ATGATCGAGGTAAAAAACAAGGAGGATAAATATTATCAGTTTGTGGTAAAATCTGCCACGGGAAAGATATTGTTGGAAAGTGTGGAATTCGCAGACTCCAAATCCTTGGAGAACACCCTTAACGAACTCAAGGACACCAATCTTCCCGTCAAGCGTTTTGAGCGAAAAACAAACTTTGAAGGGAAATTTCTTTTTAACCTTAAAAATGGGCAAGGTACAGTAGTTGGTAGCAGTGGTCTTTACAATTCCGAGGCAGGTATGGAAAATGGAATAAAGAACCTGAAGAATATCTTGATTCAATAA